Proteins encoded by one window of Branchiostoma floridae strain S238N-H82 chromosome 6, Bfl_VNyyK, whole genome shotgun sequence:
- the LOC118417146 gene encoding leucine-rich repeat and immunoglobulin-like domain-containing nogo receptor-interacting protein 1: MLMKMATLYSTTLVSAVLVSLLMTAGASCPEGCRCISGGVYCTEGNMRPLPKSFPISTESLYLFRYNLSSILKDQFTNLPLLESLNLRGNHISNLAPQAYAGLPILQELILSDNELVVIPRKSLVGLRNLERLLLSNNSIIALNGQAFRDLSSLRVLKLDRNEIVFIFGSAMKGLDSLEILDLSSNQLEIVPAECLQSLGQLRELNLQNNKILALNDDGFSGLGKLDRLYLDSNRIGYVSSKAFRNLDSLRELTLKNNLITVVPGQAIGLAKTIEILRLAGNPLNMSDLSSLRAAPTILELDLANIGRLSKRALLPLENLTNLNISNCSLARVPILRHLGTMHVLDLSWNNITTLPPEAFSTMTDLTHLRLSNINLSSIEPNAFAGLSSLQHLSLENNQLKTLPRNLFMPLRSLELLDLYNNPWSCDCRLHWLIRWAQFKNFFFSTVLYMKCSTPANFKRTELSLAEVPIKNLSCIPPRIVSSSKDLYLSEGDPAFFNCDVSGFPIPDVEWLGPGGKPIKQTGDGRRFPSKEGTLEIFNVSRKDAGQYVCWAGNGGGNATRSFNLTVTVSTNPHSSTISNTASTSSGTMRGTTSTAEGATQGFGILGNRVSMAILIGTNAAAFLAGMLLVTLIVLIYLFWCKKKTKKKPVETAVDKPNRSSRPNDYQPDASTQTTRVQEVRPLGQQPEQRPLPEQPSEPKCPERVYEAIPEMDLDSDGSQYHTPLKHPSEYQPSEYQPEVVAIKPYSSKDHRPEQSLSLGATESETSSNRRSNTFPDFQDIHSPQAAATPTPSEGPAKSVSFSTKPESGGMFSDAKPLPDVTADTPTPARGGHPYLKKSTSRPLCVEQSKAPHVGSSSVPNIHSGKQLVAFLDGSTLGTLSSTKDSSHRNNQNNKSAPGIYQPLINQNSDAGPNTNGMVRQASQDRTSGSLTSNPYRPAEQASTRDQLNQTYHPPEPVPNTENDNSEDYSMDNLKEPKYYELEGPDSPYDFEEGGTDGNEKGKEVYLESNPPALEQVGSTVV, translated from the exons ATGTTGATGAAAATGGCCACCTTATACAGCACGACCCTGGTCTCTGCAGTCCTGGTAAGCCTACTGATGACTGCAGGTGCATCCTGCCCTGAGGGGTGCCGCTGCATCTCGGGAGGCGTGTACTGCACCGAGGGGAACATGCGGCCACTGCCCAAGAGCTTCCCCATCAGCACGGAGTCCTTGTATCTGTTCAGATACAACCTCTCCTCCATCCTGAAGGACCAGTTCACCAACCTGCCACTACTAGAGAGTCTAAACCTCCGAGGGAACCACATCTCCAACCTCGCGCCACAGGCGTACGCCGGCTTGCCCATCCTGCAGGAGCTGATCCTGTCGGACAATGAACTCGTCGTCATCCCTCGAAAATCACTTGTAGGACTACGGAACTTGGAGAGGCTGTTGCTTAGCAACAACTCGATCATTGCCCTGAATGGTCAGGCCTTCCGCGATCTCTCCAGTCTGAGAGTCTTAAAACTTGACAGGAACGAGATAGTCTTCATCTTTGGCAGCGCCATGAAGGGTCTGGACAGTTTGGAAATACTCGACCTCTCCAGCAACCAGCTTGAAATTGTACCAGCAGAATGTCTCCAGAGCCTGGGGCAGCTACGTGAACTCAACCTACAGAATAACAAGATTCTGGCACTGAACGATGATGGTTTTAGCGGTCTGGGCAAACTAGACCGCTTGTACCTCGACAGTAACCGAATCGGATATGTCTCCTCCAAGGCGTTCCGTAACCTGGACTCTCTCCGCGAATTGACGCTAAAAAATAACCTCATCACGGTGGTTCCAGGACAGGCTATCGGACTAGCGAAGACGATAGAGATTTTACGCCTCGCTGGAAACCCCCTCAACATGTCAGACCTGAGCTCCCTGAGGGCCGCACCGACCATCCTTGAGCTGGACCTGGCGAACATTGGGCGCCTATCCAAACGTGCACTGCTGCCTCTGGAAAACCTAACCAACCTTAACATCAG TAACTGCTCGCTGGCGCGTGTGCCCATCCTGCGCCACCTGGGGACCATGCACGTGTTGGACCTGTCCTGGAACAACATCACCACCCTGCCGCCTGAAGCCTTCAGCACCATGACCGACCTGACACACCTGCGTCTCAGCAACATCAACCTCAGCTCTATAGAACCCAACGCCTTCGCAG GGTTATCATCACTACAGCACCTGTCCCTAGAGAACAACCAGCTGAAGACATTACCCAGGAACCTCTTCATGCCCCTACGGAGCCTGGAGCTGCTGGACCTGTACAACAATCCTTGGTCATGTGACTGCCGACTACACTGGCTAATCCGG TGGGCTCAGTTCAAGAACTTCTTCTTCTCCACTGTCCTGTACATGAAGTGCTCCACCCCAGCAAATTTCAAGCGGACAGAGCTGTCCCTTGCTGAAGTTCCTATCAAGAATTTGTCCTGCATCCCCCCAAGAATAGTGAGCTCTTCCAAAGACCTCTACCTAAGTGAGGGAGATCCAGCCTTCTTCAACTGTGACGTGTCTGGGTTCCCCATCCCAGATGTGGAATGGTTGGGTCCAGGAGGAAAGCCAATCAAACAGACCGGGGACGGAAGACGCTTCCCCTCAAAAGAAGGAACTCTGGAGATATTCAATGTGTCAAGGAAAGATGCTGGCCAATACGTTTGCTGGGCAGGAAATGGCGGTGGGAATGCCACCAGATCATTCAACCTCACCGTCACTGTGTCCACAAACCCTCACTCTTCTACCATTAGCAACACAGCATCAACGTCTTCTGGCACAATGAGGGGGACAACCTCGACCGCAGAGGGCGCCACACAGGGCTTCGGGATCCTGGGAAACCGTGTCTCCATGGCCATTCTGATCGGCACAAACGCCGCAGCCTTCCTCGCAGGAATGCTTCTTGTCACCCTGATTGTACTGATCTACCTGTTCTGGTGTAAGAAGAAAACCAAGAAGAAGCCAGTAGAGACTGCTGTGGATAAGCCGAACAGGAGCAGCCGTCCCAATGACTACCAGCCGGACGCCAGCACCCAGACCACGCGGGTCCAGGAGGTGCGGCCGCTCGGGCAGCAGCCAGAGCAGCGCCCTCTACCGGAGCAGCCCTCCGAGCCAAAGTGTCCCGAGCGTGTGTACGAAGCCATCCCAGAGATGGACCTGGACTCTGACGGCTCGCAGTACCACACCCCACTGAAGCACCCATCAGAGTATCAGCCATCAGAGTATCAGCCAGAGGTGGTCGCCATCAAGCCCTACAGTAGCAAAGACCACAGGCCTGAGCAGTCACTGAGCCTCGGTGCGACTGAATCTGAGACTTCCAGCAACAGGAGATCCAACACTTTTCCTGACTTCCAAGACATCCACTCACCCCAAGCAGCAGCCACGCCAACTCCATCAGAGGGCCCAGCTAAGTCTGTCTCCTTCAGCACCAAGCCTGAGAGCGGAGGTATGTTCTCCGATGCTAAGCCTCTGCCAGACGTGACGGCAGACACTCCCACGCCAGCACGGGGTGGTCATCCTTACCTCAAGAAGTCCACCAGTCGTCCGTTATGTGTGGAGCAGTCCAAGGCACCACACGTCGGGTCCAGCTCCGTTCCAAACATCCACAGTGGGAAGCAGCTGGTGGCATTCCTGGACGGGTCCACCCTGGGCACTCTgtccagcaccaaggacagcagccATCGCAACAACCAAAACAACAAGTCAGCTCCAGGTATATACCAGCCACTCATCAACCAGAACTCTGATGCAGGGCCTAATACAAACGGCATGGTCCGACAGGCAAGCCAAGATCGCACATCTGGTTCACTGACCTCCAACCCTTACAGGCCGGCTGAGCAGGCGTCGACTCGCGACCAGTTAAACCAGACATACCACCCTCCTGAACCAGTGCCAAACACGGAAAACGACAACAGCGAAGACTACAGTATGGACAACCTAAAAGAGCCAAAATACTACGAGTTGGAAGGGCCTGACTCCCCGTATGACTTTGAGGAAGGGGGCACTGATGGGAATGAAAAGGGGAAGGAAGTGTACTTAGAGTCCAACCCACCAGCCTTGGAACAGGTGGGATCAACAGTAGTGTAG